In the genome of Dunckerocampus dactyliophorus isolate RoL2022-P2 chromosome 6, RoL_Ddac_1.1, whole genome shotgun sequence, one region contains:
- the herc3 gene encoding probable E3 ubiquitin-protein ligase HERC3 isoform X4, with protein MLCWGNAKDGQLGIGADGEPMIEPTNCPGFRGMLLKEVACGGQHSVFLLHDGSVYTCGSNSCGQLGHDKPGASPELVGALDAQKIATVSSGRAHSMAVNEQGQVFAWGAGEGGQLGLGTAEMAVRIPRLVKRLGDHSIVQVMCGNQHCIALSRDGQLFTWGQNTNGQLGLGKDESSKLFPQPLKSLAGIPLAQITAGGDHSFALSLSGAVFGWGKNRAGQLGLNDKQDRAVPCHIKFLRSQKVVYISCGDEHTAALTKEGGLFTFGNGSSGQLGHGSTSNESLPRRVLELMGTEVSQITCGSHHTLAFVPSSGLVYAFGCNRHGQLGTGTQEDAQSPFPVLTGFPTGNGHRSVTKIICGGDHSFLLYSNKESFVTPDDFRVMNVNKSLTRITHERLNLWRLKLMSNADSGARNDIIFQLSSTACWNASFLDQSDDAHFKTNPKIPGIDLNSVRTLFEELSRPAFSGLLEQATKSFESQLIPQLPSSPPDVEAMRIYLILSEYPALQDSKYYIRLTIPLAMAILRLDTNPSKVLDNWWCFVDDCAFERMVDMYKSIVVFMLAGGKMCHVPLFYDNYFLATLRLLEKLHKVNQKAHHVEYSRFYIPDVNNLVDIEEDYLKWFLGKAEKELRSHSSHAQKMDFPSVNFCAYPFILNAQAKTTMLQTDAELQMQMAVSNANIHNVFRLFTLEPQPVRNPYLVLHVRREHLVSDALRELTTYSDLDFKKPLKVTFDGEEAVDAGGVTKEFFLLLLKELMDPVYGMFTQYEESNLLWFSDKCFVEENWFHLIGIVCGLAIYNSTVVDLHFPLVLYKKLLEVAPTLDDLEELSPTEARSLQQLLDYEGSDVEETFLLNFAITRENYGVTEVKELIPGGQHISVDKHNR; from the exons ATGCTGTGCTGGGGTAATGCAAAAGATGGACAGTTGGGGATAGGCGCAGACGGAGAGCCAATGATTGAGCCCACGAACTGTCCAGGGTTCAGAGGCATGTTGCTCAAAGAGGTGGCCTGTGGAGGTCAGCACTCTGTGTTCCTGCTACATGATGGAAGCGTGTACACGTGCGGCTCTAACAGCTGTGGACAGCTGGGGCACGACAAACCGGGCGCCTCCCCGG AGCTGGTGGGAGCTTTGGATGCTCAGAAGATCGCCACGGTGTCCAGCGGCCGAGCCCATTCCATGGCAGTCAACGAGCAGGGTCAAGTGTTTGCATGGGGGGCTGGTGAAGGGGGTCAGCTCGGCCTGGGGACGGCAGAGATGGCAGTTCGAATCCCGAG gTTGGTCAAAAGGCTGGGCGACCACAGCATTGTCCAAGTAATGTGTGGAAACCAACACTGCATTGCACTTTCTAGGG ATGGTCAGCTGTTCACGTGGGGCCAGAACACTAACGGTCAACTGGGTCTGGGGAAAGACGAGTCCAGCAAGCTCTTCCCGCAGCCCCTAAAGTCTCTGGCAGGGATTCCTTTAGCGCAGATCACCGCTGGCGGGGACCATAGCTTTGCGCTCTCCTTGTCTGGAGCGGTGTTTGGCTGGGGGAAGAATAGAGCGGGTCAACTGGGTCTCAATGATAAACAAG acCGTGCTGTTCCGTGCCACATCAAGTTTCTGAGATCTCAAAAAGTGGTTTACATCAGCTGCGGAGACGAGCACACAGCAGCCCTCACTAAg GAGGGCGGCTTGTTTACGTTTGGCAATGGTTCGAGTGGTCAGCTGGGTCACGGCTCCACCAGTAATGAATCTTTACCCCGACGAGTGCTGGAACTGATGGGCACTGAGGTGTCTCAGATCACCTGTGGCAG CCACCACACGCTGGCATTCGTGCCCTCCTCTGGTCTGGTGTATGCATTTGGCTGTAACCGCCATGGTCAACTGGGCACAGGAACACAAGAGGATGCCCAAAGCCCATTTCCTGTCTTGACAGGCTTTCCGACTGGGAATGGCCACAGATCAG TAACCAAAATTATCTGTGGAGGAGACCACAGTTTCTTATTGTACTCGAATAAGGAG AGCTTTGTGACCCCGGATGACTTTAGAGTGATGAATGTCAACAAAAGCCTCACCCGCATCACGCATGAAAGATTAAATTTATGGAGGTTAAAACTCATGTCCAACGCAGATTCAGGTGCCAGAAA TGACATCATATTTCAGCTGTCCTCTACTGCTTGTTGGAATGCCAGCTTCTTGGACCAAAG CGACGATGCCCACTTCAAGACCAACCCAAAGATCCCAGGCATCGATCTCAACTCTGTCAGGACTCTATTTGAGGAGCTAAGCCGGCCAGCCTTCTCCGGGCTCCTGGAGCAG GCTACCAAGAGTTTTGAGAGTCAGCTGATCCCGCAGCTGCCGAGCTCCCCACCTGACGTAGAAGCCATGAGGATCTACCTCATCTTGTCTGAGTACCCGGCTCTGCAGGACTCCAAGTACTACATCCGTCTTACCATCCCTCTGGCCATGGCCATCCTCCGGCTAGACACTAACCCCAGCAAAGTATTGG ATAACTGGTGGTGTTTCGTGGACGACTGTGCGTTTGAAAGGATGGTGGACATGTACAAGAGCATTGTTGTGTTCATGCTGGCCGGTGGCAAGATGTGCCATGTACCTTTGTTCTACGACAACTACTTTCTCGCCACTCTAAGGCTGCTGGAGAAACTCCACAAG GTAAACCAGAAGGCCCATCATGTGGAGTATAGCCGCTTTTATATCCCCGACGTCAACAACTTGGTGGACATCGAGGAGGACTACCTCAAATGGTTTCTGGGGAAAGCTGAAAAG GAACTGAGATCCCATTCTTCCCATGCGCAA AAGATGGACTTCCCCTCAGTGAACTTTTGTGCCTACCCGTTCATTTTGAACGCCCAAGCCAAGACAACTATGCTGCAAACGGACGCCGAGTTGCAAATGCAG ATGGCAGTAAGCAATGCCAACATCCACAACGTGTTCAGGCTGTTTACGCTGGAACCCCAGCCAGTCAGGAACCCGTACCTGGTGCTCCACGTTCGCAGGGAGCATTTAGTCAGCGACGCGCTGCGGGAGCTCACGACGTATTCCGACCTGGACTTCAAGAAGCCGCTCAAG GTGACGTTTGACGGCGAGGAGGCTGTGGACGCTGGTGGCGTGACTAAAGAGTTTTTCCTGCTCCTGCTGAAGGAGCTGATGGATCCTGTTTACGGAATGTTCACACAATATGAGGAGTCCAACCTGCTGTGGTTCTCCGACAAA TGTTTTGTGGAGGAGAACTGGTTCCACCTGATCGGCATCGTCTGCGGTCTGGCCATCTACAACTCCACAGTGGTGGACCTCCACTTCCCTCTGGTCCTTTACAAGAAGCTGCTGGAGGTGGCCCCCACGCTGGACGACCTGGAGGAGCTGTCACCCACGGAGGCCCG GAGTCTTCAGCAACTTCTGGACTACGAAGGAAGTGACGTGGAGGAGACTTTTCTTCTCAACTTTGCA ATCACCAGAGAGAACTACGGTGTGACGGAGGTGAAAGAGCTCATCCCAGGAGGTCAGCACATcagcgtggacaaacacaacaGGTAA